The following coding sequences are from one Leptolyngbya sp. NIES-3755 window:
- a CDS encoding cation diffusion facilitator family transporter (similar to AA sequence:cyanobase_aa:LBDG_01700): MAEVRNQKGVSRQILLMTLWLTLLMLVVKVGAAWATRSLSIVAESLHTVIDGFSTVLSLIAISAPNRQSGREVWGHGRLETGLALLLVALLGFAGLSLFSVAAGQLAIDPTLQTLPPVRMRLSVIGLLGIVFAASLGLALYERKVSRSLDSSVLKLNARHILQDAWLTGFLLLGLFGIWAGYAWFDPFLTIVMVLTAGLSCWRVLNWQLPLMVRQVAIAPESIGQIVRQVQGVTQCYEVRSRGIVGRQVFVEMRVMVHPEFLGASDWIVEQIEGAIRDRYGPVQVMIFIEEAQDELQHPFEQLRSDQSNREIDWS; encoded by the coding sequence ATGGCTGAAGTCAGAAATCAAAAAGGTGTCAGTCGTCAGATTTTGCTGATGACACTTTGGCTAACGCTGCTGATGTTGGTGGTGAAAGTGGGTGCAGCCTGGGCAACGAGATCTTTATCGATCGTGGCAGAATCGCTGCATACTGTAATCGATGGGTTCAGTACCGTTCTAAGCTTGATCGCAATCTCGGCTCCCAATCGCCAATCCGGACGGGAAGTTTGGGGACACGGACGATTAGAAACGGGACTTGCGCTCTTACTGGTGGCACTCTTGGGATTTGCAGGATTGAGCTTATTCAGTGTTGCAGCCGGACAACTCGCGATCGATCCAACCCTCCAGACGCTTCCCCCAGTTCGGATGCGATTGTCTGTCATTGGATTATTAGGAATCGTATTTGCTGCTAGTTTGGGACTGGCTTTATATGAGCGAAAAGTTTCGCGATCGCTCGATAGTTCAGTCTTGAAATTAAACGCCCGTCACATTCTCCAAGATGCTTGGCTCACCGGATTTTTATTGCTTGGATTGTTTGGAATTTGGGCGGGTTATGCGTGGTTCGATCCGTTTTTGACGATCGTAATGGTGCTAACGGCTGGATTAAGCTGCTGGCGGGTGTTGAATTGGCAGTTGCCGTTAATGGTGAGACAAGTTGCGATCGCGCCTGAATCGATCGGGCAAATTGTGAGGCAAGTTCAAGGAGTTACACAGTGTTATGAAGTGCGATCGCGTGGAATTGTAGGGCGGCAAGTCTTTGTCGAAATGCGCGTCATGGTGCATCCAGAATTTTTGGGTGCAAGTGATTGGATCGTTGAGCAAATTGAAGGAGCGATTCGCGATCGATATGGTCCGGTACAAGTGATGATTTTTATCGAAGAAGCGCAGGACGAATTACAACATCCGTTTGAACAACTGCGATCGGATCAATCGAATCGCGAAATTGATTGGAGCTAA
- a CDS encoding Cof-like hydrolase (similar to AA sequence:cyanobase_aa:LBDG_01710) gives MKRNHREKFMQHSDIRLLVLDIDGTIAGKSNHIREPVLSAIAKAQNQGIQIAIATGRMYRSALRFHEKVRSTLPLIAYQGAWIQDPTTGEVLRRWSVPKAQVSELLDYFEQPKLRELLSIHFYINDELYVRSMTPETTAYAQRTGIVPIEVGDLRSTFHMETTKVLALSDDTELINSMLGTLQKQYTPAELYLTKSVATFFEATNPAANKGAAVKYLAEEFLNLKPENVMAIGDNFNDLEMIQYAGIGIAMGNAPPRVQEVAQWVAPSVEVDGAATAIEKFLF, from the coding sequence ATGAAGAGGAATCATCGTGAAAAATTTATGCAACACTCTGACATTCGATTATTGGTTCTAGATATTGACGGAACGATCGCGGGCAAATCTAATCATATCCGTGAACCTGTCTTATCAGCGATCGCCAAAGCACAGAACCAAGGGATTCAAATCGCGATCGCGACCGGGCGCATGTATCGGTCTGCACTCCGATTTCATGAAAAAGTACGATCAACTTTGCCGCTGATTGCCTATCAAGGTGCATGGATTCAAGATCCGACGACTGGAGAAGTTCTACGTCGCTGGTCAGTTCCAAAAGCTCAAGTATCAGAACTGCTCGATTATTTTGAGCAACCGAAACTCCGTGAATTATTGTCAATTCATTTCTATATCAATGATGAGTTGTATGTTCGATCGATGACTCCAGAAACGACGGCATACGCGCAACGAACTGGAATTGTCCCGATCGAGGTCGGTGATCTGCGATCGACTTTTCACATGGAAACAACGAAAGTTCTGGCGCTCAGCGACGATACAGAGTTGATCAATTCGATGCTGGGCACATTGCAGAAACAGTACACCCCTGCCGAGTTGTATTTAACCAAATCAGTCGCGACCTTTTTTGAAGCAACGAATCCTGCCGCGAATAAAGGAGCTGCTGTGAAATATTTGGCAGAAGAGTTCCTGAATCTCAAACCGGAGAACGTGATGGCGATCGGGGATAACTTCAACGATTTGGAAATGATTCAATATGCAGGAATTGGAATTGCGATGGGGAATGCACCCCCAAGAGTTCAGGAAGTGGCTCAATGGGTGGCTCCGTCGGTTGAAGTGGACGGAGCGGCAACCGCGATCGAAAAGTTCCTATTTTGA
- a CDS encoding cell division ATP-binding protein FtsE (similar to AA sequence:cyanobase_aa:LBDG_42910): MAQVLNRPSSVPTRDDAQSQSAGALIQLRQVSKTYPNGSSALTGVSLDINGGDFLFLTGPSGSGKSTLLKLLYGAELPSEGEILVDRQNPARLKGNQLAFLRRRIGVVFQDYKLIPRRTVAENVSFVLWAQGYSRPEIQRRLQPALKMVGLVHKAESFPEELSGGEQQRVSIARAIVATPPILLADEPTGNLDPDNSWQVIKILKKLNQIGITVLVTTHDENLIRLANHPVVQIRNGRLYQSQ, translated from the coding sequence ATGGCTCAGGTTCTGAATCGTCCGTCTTCTGTCCCTACCCGTGATGACGCTCAATCTCAGTCTGCGGGGGCGCTGATTCAACTCCGTCAGGTAAGTAAAACTTATCCGAATGGGAGTTCCGCCCTCACAGGTGTTTCGCTCGATATCAATGGCGGCGATTTTTTGTTTCTTACAGGACCTTCTGGCTCTGGGAAATCAACCCTTCTTAAATTGCTATATGGCGCAGAACTGCCATCAGAAGGAGAAATTTTAGTCGATCGACAAAATCCCGCTCGGCTCAAAGGAAACCAGCTTGCATTTTTGCGTCGTCGAATCGGTGTGGTTTTCCAAGATTACAAATTGATTCCGCGTCGAACCGTGGCAGAGAATGTCTCGTTTGTGTTGTGGGCGCAAGGGTATTCTCGTCCTGAAATTCAACGACGATTACAGCCAGCACTCAAGATGGTGGGATTGGTTCATAAAGCGGAATCCTTCCCCGAAGAGCTTTCTGGCGGAGAACAGCAGCGAGTGAGTATTGCAAGAGCGATCGTCGCAACTCCTCCCATTCTTCTGGCAGATGAGCCGACTGGGAATCTCGATCCTGATAACTCCTGGCAGGTGATTAAAATTCTGAAAAAGCTGAACCAGATTGGAATTACGGTTCTGGTGACGACACATGATGAGAATCTGATTCGGTTAGCCAATCATCCGGTTGTGCAGATTCGGAATGGTCGGCTCTATCAAAGTCAATGA
- a CDS encoding hypothetical protein (hypothetical protein AplaP_14033;~similar to AA sequence:cyanobase_aa:LBDG_42920) — MEAKRRSKFIQFLREELALPNSAIDLAVKRSQPELAPLPMVLWQYGLVTLNQLDQIFDWLEKA, encoded by the coding sequence ATGGAAGCGAAACGGCGATCGAAATTTATTCAATTTCTCCGAGAAGAATTGGCCCTTCCGAATTCTGCGATCGATCTCGCTGTGAAGCGCAGTCAGCCCGAATTGGCTCCCCTTCCAATGGTGCTCTGGCAGTATGGCTTGGTCACGCTGAACCAACTGGATCAAATCTTCGATTGGTTAGAAAAAGCCTAG
- a CDS encoding glycoside hydrolase, family 19 (similar to AA sequence:cyanobase_aa:LBDG_42930), which produces MTSQPQLRIWRKQAADRIQQIILSATTNEFQPNDAHADTLLRQLSNLPARPSDRAPYQGSFPNEPVSVARIKTANRLRQLILNIRAAEYQPQDYAIDTAIRSLSALPERTTQKPYASLFRPTTLPNISVDRLLEIAPHASRAQVTSLLPHLLLTMGLYEITTPIRQAHFLSQLIHESGSFNYLEEIDPGDYLEGRTDLGNTEPGDGRRFKGRGLIQITGRSNYQACGEALGINLIEAPTRLAEHDLACFSAGWFWSKNQINPHADRDDVERVTRIINGGLNGFDDRKYYLAAARDVLNV; this is translated from the coding sequence ATGACTTCACAGCCGCAACTAAGAATTTGGCGAAAGCAAGCTGCCGATCGCATTCAACAAATCATTCTGAGCGCGACAACGAATGAGTTCCAGCCGAATGATGCTCACGCGGATACCTTATTGCGGCAGTTAAGTAATCTTCCTGCTCGTCCCAGCGATCGCGCTCCCTATCAAGGCAGTTTTCCAAATGAACCTGTAAGCGTGGCAAGAATCAAAACGGCAAATCGGCTCAGACAGTTGATTTTGAATATTCGAGCAGCAGAATATCAACCTCAGGATTACGCGATCGATACAGCAATTCGATCGCTGTCCGCCTTGCCTGAGAGAACGACTCAGAAGCCTTACGCTTCACTCTTTCGCCCAACCACGCTTCCAAATATTAGTGTCGATCGACTGTTAGAAATTGCGCCTCATGCCAGTCGTGCTCAAGTCACGTCTCTTTTACCGCATCTCTTACTGACAATGGGACTCTATGAGATCACGACTCCGATCCGTCAGGCTCATTTTTTGTCTCAACTGATTCACGAATCGGGTTCATTCAACTATCTCGAAGAAATTGATCCGGGTGACTATCTTGAAGGCAGAACTGATTTGGGCAATACCGAACCGGGTGACGGTCGCCGCTTCAAAGGTCGGGGATTGATTCAAATTACAGGCCGATCGAACTATCAAGCCTGTGGAGAAGCACTCGGAATCAATTTGATTGAAGCTCCGACGCGATTAGCAGAACATGATTTGGCGTGTTTTAGTGCGGGCTGGTTCTGGTCGAAAAATCAGATCAATCCCCATGCCGATCGAGACGATGTTGAGCGTGTGACTCGAATCATTAATGGCGGTTTGAACGGGTTTGACGATCGAAAGTACTATCTTGCTGCTGCTAGAGATGTATTAAATGTCTAG
- a CDS encoding hypothetical protein (similar to AA sequence:cyanobase_aa:LBDG_35310), which produces MLSLLSSLILSQATPTPTPTPQPQTIVESQEMRSLPGELDSVLVFNSNSPEVVQKEGILLSTFPSAGKQFPTAHLDQAFSGRFDIFAHHIAKALTPTDLRTLYIGVIANNPGKEPITIDILQGASYLSQPDAPFITLPSSVENDDGSNFSGPGSRAVGDVLRGLRQDIFPAQIVIPPGESRMLMNLPIPVKTLTPPLNGRSTLIRLRSTGKVYLASLGMFAKQNPDGTEREPNLQEWETLLQTADVSGPRDKTPTPIEQTQGALIYSRVAGVAVGSQWNGRIVDQGRDFLAVPEAGKGFSYGLATLHRGTLGTDQNQSAKLIRRYPDTAYQAHGNYAIQYSLTMPLENTSNQDKTVIVTVETPLKREDTEQGLRFLQPPGPQMNFRGTVRLRYNDDRGLPQTSYFHLVQRRGQQGDPLITLQMKPQERRFVQFDFLYPPDATPPQVLTVKTLQP; this is translated from the coding sequence ATGTTGTCGCTTCTTTCCAGTTTGATTTTGTCACAAGCTACCCCAACGCCTACCCCAACTCCGCAACCTCAAACGATCGTGGAATCTCAAGAAATGCGATCGCTTCCCGGTGAATTAGATTCGGTCTTAGTCTTTAACAGCAACAGTCCTGAAGTCGTACAAAAGGAAGGAATCTTACTTTCAACATTTCCATCTGCTGGCAAGCAATTTCCTACGGCTCATCTCGATCAAGCCTTCTCAGGACGCTTTGATATCTTCGCGCATCATATTGCGAAAGCATTAACTCCAACCGATTTGAGAACGCTGTATATCGGAGTTATTGCCAATAATCCAGGCAAAGAACCGATTACGATCGACATTCTTCAAGGAGCAAGCTATCTCAGCCAACCGGATGCTCCGTTTATTACCTTGCCTTCTTCGGTGGAGAACGATGATGGAAGCAACTTTTCGGGTCCTGGAAGCCGTGCAGTAGGCGATGTTTTGCGTGGACTGAGACAAGATATTTTCCCGGCTCAGATTGTGATTCCACCGGGCGAAAGTCGGATGTTGATGAATTTGCCGATTCCAGTGAAGACCTTAACGCCGCCATTGAATGGTCGATCGACGTTAATCAGACTTCGCAGCACTGGAAAAGTCTATCTTGCAAGCTTGGGAATGTTCGCGAAGCAAAATCCAGATGGAACTGAGCGCGAACCGAATTTGCAAGAATGGGAAACGTTACTTCAAACGGCTGATGTTTCGGGACCACGAGACAAAACTCCAACCCCGATCGAGCAAACTCAAGGCGCTCTCATTTACAGTCGTGTGGCTGGAGTTGCAGTCGGTTCTCAGTGGAATGGTCGCATTGTGGATCAAGGTCGTGATTTTCTTGCAGTTCCTGAAGCTGGAAAAGGCTTCTCGTATGGATTAGCAACTTTGCATCGCGGCACATTAGGCACAGATCAAAATCAAAGTGCAAAACTGATTCGTCGCTATCCGGACACGGCTTATCAAGCTCATGGTAACTATGCGATTCAATACAGTCTGACGATGCCCTTGGAGAATACTAGCAATCAGGATAAAACTGTCATTGTTACCGTTGAAACACCTTTGAAGCGAGAAGATACGGAGCAAGGATTACGCTTTTTGCAGCCACCGGGACCGCAGATGAACTTTCGAGGAACAGTGAGACTGAGATACAACGACGATCGAGGTTTGCCCCAAACTTCTTACTTTCACTTAGTTCAACGGCGAGGACAACAAGGCGATCCGTTGATTACGTTACAAATGAAACCTCAAGAACGGCGGTTTGTACAGTTTGATTTTCTCTATCCACCTGATGCCACTCCGCCGCAAGTTCTGACGGTGAAAACCTTGCAGCCCTAG
- a CDS encoding CTP synthetase (similar to AA sequence:cyanobase_aa:LBDG_48320), with translation MTKFVFVTGGVVSSIGKGIVAASLGRLLKSRDYSVSILKLDPYINVDPGTMSPFQHGEVFVTEDGAETDLDLGHYERFTDTSMSRLNSVTTGSIYQAVINKERRGDYNGGTVQVIPHITNEIKERILRVAQNTNPDVVITEIGGTVGDIESLPFLEAIRQFRKEVGRQNVLYMHVTLIPWIPAAGEMKTKPTQHSVKELRSIGIQPDILVCRSDRALPSGMKEKMSEFCDVPAECVITCQDAASIYEVPLRLEKEGLATQAIDLLQLEQREPNLAQWQTLVERLYQPSQELEIAIVGKYVRLSDAYLSVVEALKHAAIATGSALNLRWINSEEIEEKGAEHYLASVDGIVVPGGFGIRGVDGKINAIEYARTHNIPFLGLCLGMQCSVIEWARNVAHLEGAHSAEFVPEAKNAVINLLPEQQDVVDLGGTMRLGLYPCRLTPNTLTLSLYGKEVIYERHRHRYEFNNAYRNLFLESGYVVSGTSPDGRLVEIIELPGHPFFIATQFHPEFQSRPSSPHPLFRGFVQAALDREMKPSETKVPVEA, from the coding sequence ATGACTAAATTTGTGTTCGTTACGGGTGGCGTTGTTTCTAGCATTGGGAAAGGGATTGTAGCCGCGAGTCTCGGACGATTGCTGAAGTCACGAGATTACTCAGTGTCGATTCTCAAACTTGATCCCTACATTAATGTTGATCCAGGCACGATGAGTCCGTTTCAACATGGTGAAGTGTTCGTGACCGAAGATGGAGCGGAAACGGATCTCGATTTGGGTCACTATGAACGGTTCACAGATACTTCGATGTCTCGCTTGAATAGTGTGACGACTGGATCGATTTATCAAGCAGTGATCAATAAAGAGCGTCGAGGTGATTACAACGGCGGAACCGTTCAAGTCATTCCCCACATCACGAATGAGATCAAAGAGCGAATTCTGCGGGTTGCTCAAAATACGAATCCAGATGTAGTGATTACCGAAATTGGTGGAACAGTTGGGGACATTGAATCTCTACCATTCTTAGAAGCAATTCGTCAGTTTCGCAAAGAAGTTGGACGGCAGAATGTTTTATACATGCACGTGACGCTGATTCCTTGGATTCCAGCAGCGGGCGAAATGAAGACAAAGCCAACTCAACATTCGGTGAAAGAACTTCGATCGATTGGGATTCAACCGGATATTCTCGTCTGTCGCAGCGATCGAGCTTTACCGTCTGGCATGAAAGAGAAAATGTCCGAGTTCTGTGATGTTCCTGCCGAATGTGTGATCACTTGCCAAGATGCTGCAAGTATCTATGAAGTGCCGCTACGACTGGAAAAAGAAGGACTCGCCACTCAAGCGATCGATCTTTTACAGCTTGAACAACGCGAACCGAATTTGGCTCAATGGCAAACGTTAGTCGAGCGATTGTATCAACCGTCTCAAGAGCTTGAAATCGCGATCGTTGGAAAATACGTCCGTTTATCTGATGCCTATCTTTCCGTTGTCGAAGCTTTGAAACATGCTGCGATCGCAACCGGAAGCGCTCTGAATCTTCGCTGGATCAACTCTGAGGAAATCGAAGAAAAAGGAGCCGAGCATTACTTGGCGAGTGTGGATGGAATCGTGGTTCCAGGTGGATTCGGAATTCGTGGCGTGGATGGAAAGATTAATGCGATCGAATATGCTCGAACCCACAATATTCCTTTCTTGGGACTCTGTTTGGGAATGCAATGCTCAGTGATCGAATGGGCACGAAATGTGGCTCATCTAGAAGGTGCTCATAGCGCTGAGTTCGTTCCAGAAGCGAAAAATGCAGTGATCAATCTTCTACCTGAACAGCAGGATGTCGTCGATTTGGGTGGAACGATGCGTTTGGGATTGTATCCTTGCCGTCTGACTCCAAATACGTTGACTTTATCGCTGTATGGCAAAGAAGTGATTTACGAGCGGCATCGGCATCGGTATGAATTTAACAATGCCTATCGCAATCTGTTTTTAGAATCGGGCTATGTCGTGAGTGGAACCTCTCCGGATGGTCGATTGGTGGAAATTATCGAACTTCCAGGGCATCCGTTCTTTATTGCAACGCAGTTTCATCCGGAGTTTCAGTCTCGTCCAAGTAGTCCGCATCCATTGTTTAGAGGATTTGTCCAAGCGGCACTCGATCGAGAAATGAAACCCTCAGAAACGAAAGTACCCGTTGAAGCTTAG
- a CDS encoding cell wall hydrolase/autolysin (similar to AA sequence:cyanobase_aa:LBDG_48330): MPEVSQGITGNCLNISRVNANGMWYGILLFSIATMKRFLSALILAVLTTALIVTAAWSNPSLGVVYPPPDHETIAKQIFFIGSAPPTGQVTINGKPIPRSTGGHFAPSFPLQLGENSFSIRYQDQEVKLKVTRNSAEPPAPTGTNFGKDSLTPAIDLARLPGESICLSAIAAPNQMVSARVAGQVLPLMPQTAIANLPANSGVLTGLVQPTKPEATQYATCIQPQSIGDLGKVTYLLGSNSQEAPGKLVILDPARLEVAEVTAEQGTARTGASTDFSRLTPLPKGTRATITAREGDWVRLDYGGWIRSSEVKIVPGATPVRSIIRGITSRPSKDWTEVLFPLQTPVPITVQQDENRFILTLYNTTAQTDTIRLNDDPVISRLDWEQVEPGKIEYRFNLKSNQSWGYKLRYEGTTLVLSLKHPPRTRAKSLSGIKILIDPGHGGPEDLGSRGGTGYPEKEVALITSKLLREELIKRGATVVMTREADVDVDLAARVKQINQSEPAIALSVHYNALPDEGDAINTKGVATFWYQTQAHDLALFLHNYLVEKLDRPSYGVYWNNLALTRPTTAPSVLLELGFMINPTEFEWITNPQEQKKLAATLADGVTEWFSQTR, translated from the coding sequence ATGCCCGAAGTTTCTCAAGGAATCACAGGCAACTGTTTGAACATTTCTCGCGTCAATGCAAACGGGATGTGGTACGGTATCTTGTTATTTTCAATTGCGACGATGAAGCGATTCCTGAGCGCGTTAATTTTAGCGGTGCTGACGACAGCGTTGATTGTGACAGCAGCATGGTCAAACCCTTCTCTGGGTGTGGTTTATCCGCCTCCTGATCATGAAACGATCGCGAAACAAATCTTTTTTATTGGTTCTGCTCCGCCTACAGGTCAAGTGACGATCAATGGCAAGCCGATTCCGCGCAGTACAGGCGGGCATTTTGCTCCGAGTTTTCCGCTGCAATTGGGAGAAAATTCATTCTCAATTCGCTATCAGGATCAAGAAGTCAAACTGAAAGTGACTCGGAATTCGGCTGAACCACCCGCGCCGACTGGAACGAATTTTGGTAAGGATTCGCTGACTCCTGCGATCGATCTGGCTCGATTACCGGGAGAGTCGATTTGTTTAAGCGCGATCGCGGCTCCCAACCAAATGGTGAGTGCCAGAGTTGCAGGTCAAGTTTTGCCACTCATGCCACAAACTGCGATCGCGAATCTTCCTGCAAATTCGGGTGTTTTAACCGGACTGGTTCAACCAACGAAGCCCGAAGCGACTCAGTACGCAACTTGTATTCAGCCGCAATCGATCGGAGATTTAGGAAAAGTCACGTATCTTCTAGGAAGTAACAGTCAAGAAGCACCAGGAAAACTTGTGATCCTCGATCCGGCTCGATTAGAAGTGGCGGAAGTCACCGCAGAACAAGGAACCGCTAGAACCGGAGCAAGTACGGATTTTTCGCGTCTGACTCCGCTACCAAAAGGAACGAGAGCGACGATTACAGCACGTGAGGGGGATTGGGTGCGGCTCGATTATGGTGGATGGATTCGATCGAGCGAAGTCAAAATCGTTCCTGGGGCAACTCCAGTTCGATCGATCATTCGTGGTATTACCTCTCGACCATCAAAAGATTGGACAGAAGTGCTATTCCCATTACAAACACCAGTGCCAATCACTGTACAACAAGACGAAAATCGATTCATTCTCACGCTGTACAATACAACCGCGCAAACCGATACGATTCGATTAAATGATGATCCGGTGATTTCTAGATTGGATTGGGAACAAGTCGAACCTGGAAAGATCGAATATCGGTTTAATCTAAAATCGAATCAATCGTGGGGATATAAGCTGAGATACGAAGGAACAACACTGGTTTTATCGCTAAAACATCCACCTCGAACAAGAGCGAAATCATTGTCGGGAATCAAAATCTTAATTGATCCGGGACACGGTGGACCTGAAGATCTTGGATCGAGAGGTGGAACCGGATACCCAGAAAAAGAAGTCGCATTAATTACGAGTAAATTGCTGCGTGAGGAATTGATCAAACGTGGGGCAACTGTGGTGATGACTCGTGAAGCGGACGTTGATGTCGATTTGGCGGCGCGAGTGAAGCAGATTAATCAAAGTGAGCCAGCGATCGCACTTTCAGTTCACTACAATGCGCTTCCGGATGAGGGTGATGCAATCAATACGAAAGGCGTTGCAACGTTTTGGTATCAAACTCAGGCGCATGATCTGGCGCTATTTCTGCATAATTATTTGGTGGAAAAGCTCGATCGACCTTCTTATGGCGTGTACTGGAATAATCTCGCGCTGACTCGTCCAACGACGGCTCCCTCAGTCTTGTTAGAGTTGGGATTCATGATTAACCCGACTGAATTCGAGTGGATTACCAATCCGCAGGAACAAAAGAAACTCGCAGCGACTCTAGCAGATGGCGTTACTGAGTGGTTTTCCCAGACTCGTTAA
- a CDS encoding hypothetical protein (hypothetical protein FJSC11DRAFT_0760;~similar to AA sequence:cyanobase_aa:LBDG_48340), giving the protein MSLVLAVLICLPLGLFVAKKLQARTPGVVSACPDSVLEQIENPANVVHPEKVVVEPWQGRHNVFATFKVPDGYKASDTVVVTVKGSHPYCGIVMPYSPSGMSIDQRVFGWFRTRTALWLFTKGQLSQLEQPANWKLVILKESKQTNFLKTDEHPL; this is encoded by the coding sequence ATGAGTCTCGTTTTGGCTGTTTTGATATGTTTGCCCTTGGGGTTGTTCGTTGCTAAAAAGCTTCAAGCTCGGACTCCAGGGGTGGTCTCAGCCTGTCCTGATAGCGTCCTTGAACAGATCGAAAACCCAGCAAACGTTGTCCACCCAGAAAAAGTTGTCGTCGAACCTTGGCAGGGTAGACACAATGTGTTTGCGACTTTCAAAGTTCCAGATGGTTATAAAGCAAGTGATACGGTTGTTGTGACAGTGAAAGGGTCACATCCTTACTGTGGGATTGTGATGCCGTATTCGCCGTCTGGAATGTCGATCGATCAACGAGTGTTCGGCTGGTTTAGAACTCGCACTGCACTATGGTTATTTACTAAAGGACAACTCAGCCAGTTAGAACAGCCAGCGAATTGGAAATTAGTCATTCTCAAAGAGTCGAAGCAAACAAACTTTCTTAAGACAGACGAACACCCGCTTTAA
- a CDS encoding xylose binding protein transport system (similar to AA sequence:cyanobase_aa:LBDG_17790) — MFNKISIAAVLGMFSFLAACSNNSATNSTQTAPNNSTQTADTFKAARGCKNVGLLLPETDTSTRWETYDRPLLQQEITKNIPGVQIQYANANNDADTQQNQAESMLTRGACILVVGSKDSQKASAIVQSAKNSGVPVIAYDRLIQDNDLAYYVSFDNVRVGELQGQYIIDQYRKGAYGLKRGSNIALLNGSQTDNNAIQFRQGALNKLQPLFDSKELNKVFDQYTPNWDVTRAQSLTDGVLTQEKNNVQGIYAASDILSTGAIAALRNQNLNGKVLVTGQDANASNIQAILTGDQAMTIYKPIVQIAQSTGRIVGALSNGADTKDLLNATTKTAGGAEIPSALSNPQVVDKTNIKQTVIADGFLKLEDVCRGLPSGAGGVCP; from the coding sequence ATGTTTAACAAAATCTCGATCGCGGCAGTTTTGGGAATGTTCTCGTTCCTAGCTGCTTGCAGTAACAATTCTGCTACGAATTCAACTCAAACCGCTCCGAACAATTCAACTCAAACTGCTGATACATTTAAAGCCGCAAGAGGTTGTAAAAACGTCGGATTACTGTTGCCTGAAACGGATACCTCAACGCGCTGGGAAACCTACGATCGACCTTTACTCCAGCAAGAAATCACGAAAAATATTCCTGGTGTTCAGATTCAATACGCAAACGCGAACAATGATGCGGACACTCAACAGAACCAAGCGGAATCAATGTTGACCCGTGGCGCTTGTATTTTAGTCGTTGGCTCAAAAGATAGTCAGAAAGCATCCGCGATCGTACAGTCTGCGAAAAATAGCGGCGTTCCAGTCATTGCTTACGATCGATTAATTCAGGACAATGATCTTGCCTACTATGTGTCATTTGACAATGTACGAGTTGGCGAATTGCAAGGACAATACATCATTGATCAATATCGTAAAGGGGCTTATGGACTAAAACGCGGCTCGAATATTGCCTTACTCAATGGTTCTCAAACGGATAACAATGCCATTCAATTCCGTCAAGGTGCATTAAACAAGCTGCAACCGTTGTTTGATAGCAAGGAACTGAATAAAGTCTTTGATCAATACACGCCAAATTGGGATGTCACGAGAGCGCAGTCTTTGACCGATGGGGTTCTGACGCAAGAAAAGAACAATGTGCAGGGGATTTATGCCGCGAGTGATATTTTGTCTACAGGTGCGATCGCGGCACTCAGAAACCAAAACCTCAATGGTAAGGTGCTTGTGACCGGACAAGATGCGAATGCCTCGAATATTCAGGCGATTCTAACAGGCGATCAAGCGATGACCATTTATAAGCCGATCGTTCAAATTGCTCAATCCACGGGCAGAATTGTGGGTGCATTGAGCAATGGAGCAGATACCAAAGATTTGCTCAATGCGACGACGAAAACGGCTGGAGGTGCAGAAATTCCTTCAGCCTTGTCGAATCCGCAGGTAGTGGATAAGACCAACATCAAACAAACGGTGATTGCGGATGGATTCCTCAAGTTAGAAGATGTCTGTCGAGGATTGCCGAGCGGTGCGGGCGGAGTGTGCCCTTAG